The following DNA comes from Bacteroidales bacterium.
TTAACTATGAAGGTATATATTGCTGGCGAGGATGATGTAACACGGGCAATTATTAAACGAATTCTTTCGCACTGCTCCAATAATATTGAGATTATTTCAGAGTTACCTGCACGAGGAGGTCAAATAAAAAGTAAGATAACCGAATTCAATAAATTGTCGGCTGAGTATCCGGTAATTTTGCTTATAGATTTAGATGCAACCCCTTGTGCTCCGCAATTGTTGCAGGAATTATTGCCAACAGGTAAACATAAACAGTTTATTTTTAACATAGCAGTTGACGAAGGTGAAGCATGGTTAATGGCCGATAGAAAAGGCTTTGCTGATTTTTATGGAGTTGATA
Coding sequences within:
- a CDS encoding DUF4276 family protein, which gives rise to MKVYIAGEDDVTRAIIKRILSHCSNNIEIISELPARGGQIKSKITEFNKLSAEYPVILLIDLDATPCAPQLLQELLPTGKHKQFIFNIAVDEGEAWLMADRKGFADFYGVDIKLIPISTPQKQGGSKALVEMDFKYKSSIFLTQYLIKEIRNPIFKKQLTPKKGASKGPEYNTAILPFIQEKWNINEACKNSDSLSRMINRIKSLVATKETALPKIK